One Malassezia restricta chromosome VI, complete sequence genomic region harbors:
- a CDS encoding protein HIRA/HIR1, whose amino-acid sequence MVHITVPDWVVHKPDERTKRTTIYSVSVHPDGTRIATGGLDTKIRIWATAPILDEDAREPRHLCTLARHTGAVLAVRFSHSGRYLVSGSDDTVAVVWELDESAAPTSFGSSEPALEHWRMHRRLPGHTSDVTDISWSESDTYLATVGLDSLVIIWSGDTFDRVRTIRGHHGFVKGVAFDPTELFLATSSDDRTVKVWRTHDWGLEASISDPFRSSPSSTFFHRLSWTPDGKFLLTANAMNGPVFVSSIVERYTWASDLALVGHEHAVSVAACSPQWFQRGDQPPVSVVALGAQDQTVSVWVTGIPRPLLVARDLFERHVMDMQWSADGYTLYACSSDGTVAALAFDASDLAPVAPDDVLATARRQLGAVPRARPAVRQAPPQRPLAPPILHAHPPQRLVQTITRDQHGKRRICPTPVGASPAVTTTMPNIPTEPPTLVSWPRPDPRTRFFDTHRTPLEPAHPLDVDLDDEQVMDDISVASSQTYTQDGIEGVLEVRNDAHSAEIAWVAHERVHWVDYAPCAVLCAAVSSCVVCVALCDHTLVWYTHHGRRTASMMLGVPTVKLAACGPYVAALGRDARVRRWHTQQRVALGDVPLPRDSVAAMYVHTNGVPVAVLRRRQCIVALDTKTQAFVCIGHAALARLSTSWDVRLRQGAHAPVRHAECVLNDALATQTMEPERGVTPVRVLTATIRHLEMRMQAAELLESAGEYREALHALATVLATEGLALQADDLLRSLLGPMYYRPDAPAWDPCVLGMPKRELLASVLTTMQQHRRLDTLVHGVQHVLRTLASDAT is encoded by the coding sequence ATGGTGCACATTACCGTGCCGGACTGGGTCGTGCACAAGCCGGATgagcgcacgaagcgcacgacgatcTACAGCGTGAGTGTGCATCCAGACGGCACGCGCATCGCTACGGGTGGACTCGATACCAAGATTCGGATATGGGCCACGGCACCGATTCTCGATGAGGACGCGCGTGAGCCGCGGCACCTGTGCACGCTGGCACGCCACACGGGCGCAGTGTTGGCTGTGCGCTTCTCGCACTCGGGACGCTACCTTGTGTCTGGCTCCGATGACACGGTTGCTGTGGTGTGGGAGCTAGACGAGTCGGCGGCCCCGACGTCGTTTGGGTCCTCGGAGCCAGCCCTCGAGCActggcgcatgcatcgccgGCTGCCAGGACACACCTCGGACGTCACCGACATTTCCTGGAGCGAGTCAGATACGTACCTCGCGACCGTCGGTCTCGACTCGCTCGTGATCATCTGGTCCGGCGACACGTTCGACCGGGTGCGGACCATCCGTGGACACCATGGCTTTGTGAAGGGCGTCGCCTTTGACCCGACCGAGCTGTTCCTCGCTACGAGCAGTGATGACCGCACAGTCAAGGTatggcgcacgcacgacTGGGGGCTCGAGGCGTCGATCTCAGACCCGTTTCGCAGCAGTCCCAGCAGCACCTTTTTCCACCGCCTGTCGTGGACACCGGACGGCAAATTCTTGCTCACGGCGAATGCGATGAATGGCCCCGTGTTTGTGTCGAGCATTGTCGAGCGGTACACGTGGGCCTCCGACCTGGCCCTTGTGGGacacgagcatgccgtGTCGGTAGCCGCCTGCAGTCCCCAGTGGTTCCAGCGCGGCGACCAGCCGCCTGTGTCGGTCGTCGCCCTCGGCGCACAGGACCAGACTGTATCTGTATGGGTCACAGGCATCCCCCGGCCCCTCCTGGTCGCGCGCGACTTGTTCGAGCGGCATGTCATGGACATGCAGTGGTCCGCGGATGGCTACACGCTCTATGCGTGCTCGTCGGACGGCAccgtcgccgccctcgccTTTGACGCCTCCGATCTCGCACCCGTCGCCCCCGACGATGTCCTCGCGACAGCTCGACGAcagctcggcgccgtgcctcgcgctcgtcccGCCGTGCGACAAGCTCCCCCGCAACGCCCCCTCGCTCCCCCGATCCTCCATGCCCATCCtccgcagcgcctcgtccagaCCATCACCCGGGATCAGCATGGAAAACGACGGATTTGTCCTACGCCCGTAGGCGCCTCGCCAGCcgtcacgacgacgatgcccaACATACCCACCGAGCCACCGACGCTCGTTTCGTGGCCGCGGCCGGATCCGCGGACGCGCTTCTTTGATACCCaccgcacgccgctggaGCCCGCCCACccgctcgacgtcgaccTCGATGACGAGCAAGTGATGGACGACATCTCCGTGGCATCGTCCCAGACATACACGCAGGACGGCATCGAGGGCGTCCTCGAAGTACGCAATGACGCGCACTCTGCAGAGATCGCATGGGTCGCGCATGAGCGGGTCCACTGGGTCGATTATGCTCCGTGCGCCGTTCTGTGTGCCGCTGTCAGCTCGTGTGTCGTGTGTGTGGCCCTTTGTGATCATACGCTCGTGTGGTACACGCACCACGGCCGACGTACGGCGTCGATGAtgctcggcgtgccgacCGTCAAGCTCGCTGCCTGTGGTCCGTACGTGGCGGCCctcggccgcgacgcccgTGTCCGCCGGTGGCATACtcagcagcgcgtggcactcggcgacgtgcctctCCCGCGCGACTCTGTGGCGGCTATGTACGTCCACACCAACGGCGTGCCCGTCGCCGTCCTCCGTCGGCGGCAGTGCATCGTCGCTCTCGATACCAAGACACAGGCGTTCGTGTGCATTGGCCACGCCGCCCTCGCACGCCTAAGCACGTCTTGGGACGTGCGACTccgccaaggcgcgcatgcgcccGTGCGGCACGCCGAGTGCGTGCTGaacgatgcgctggccacACAGACGATGGAGCCTGAGCGTGGTGTGACGCCCGTGCGAGTGCTGACAGCCACGATACGGCACCTTGAAATGCGCATGCAAGCAGCCGAACTGCTCGAAAGCGCAGGAGAGTACCGCGAGGCactgcatgcgctcgccacgGTACTCGCCACGGAAGGTCTGGCCCTGCAGGCCGACGActtgctgcgctcgctgcttGGGCCGATGTAC